The genomic DNA CGAGGTTGTTTCCATTTAAAAGAACCACATTGTGCTGTTAAAGCAGCTGTAGAAAATAAAGTCATACCAGAATATCGCTATAAAAATTACAAAAATTTTTTACAAGAAATAAAAGAAAGAAAGCCGAGGTATTAACATGGTAAAAATTGCGCCATCTATTTTATCAGCTAACTTTGCTGCATTAGGTGAAGAAATAAAAAGTGTTGAAGCAGGAGGGGCGGATTACATACATGTGGACGTAATGGATGGGCACTTTGTTCCTAATATTACAATTGGTCCCCTTATTGTGGAGGCAATCCGACCGATTACAAAACTTCCTTTAGATGTTCATTTAATGATTGAAAATCCTGATCAATATATTGAGGCATTTGCAAAAGCAGGAGCTGATTATATAACAGTACATGTTGAAGCATGCCCACATTTACACAGAACCATTCATTTTATTAAGTCGTTTGGTGTAAAAGCGGGTGTTGTGTTAAACCCTGCAACACCAGTTGAATCAATTCAACATATGATTGAAGATGTGGATTTAGTATTATTAATGTCTGTAAATCCTGGATTTGGCGGACAAAAGTTTATTAAATCTGTTTTACCTAAAATATCAAAAGTGAACGACATGGTTAAGTCTAAAGAACTAAATGTTGAAATAGAAGTAGATGGCGGTGTAAATAAAGAAACGGCAAAGCTTTGTATTGCCGCGGGTGCAAATGTGTTAGTTGCCGGTTCAGCGATATATAATGAACAAGATCGTGCTAAAGCTATTTCAGTTCTTCGTGGATAAATAGTTCTATTAAGATATTACTATATGCATTGAAACTTTAAGCGGTGGGGATATGATGATTGTTAATATACTTGCAGGAGGACCAAGCGAATTTCTTCCTGATTTATTCACGTATGACGACAGTTCTGTTACATGGGTTGGTGTCGATAGAGGCGTCATAACACTACTTTCAAAAGGAATTAATCCTCAATATGCTTTTGGCGACTTTGATTCGGTCACTTCTGAAGAGATGATATCGATAAAGGAAAAAGTGAGCGAAATCCAAAAATTCAAACCAGAAAAAGATCAAACAGATTTAGAACTAGCATTAAATTGGGCTTTATTTACGAACGCTAGGAAAATTCGCATTTTTGGGGCTACAGGTGGTCGTCTTGATCACCTATTCGCTAATATACAACTGCTTATTAAAGGAATTCAACATAGTAGAATAGACATCGAAGTAATCGATAATAAAAATATTGTCTCCATGAAACAACCTGGAACTTATTCGATCACAAAAATGAAAGATAAACAGTATGTTTCTTTTATTCCAATTACGCCTACAGTTAGCGGAATTACTCTTAGAGGATTTAAATACCCTTTAAAAGATTGTCATATTCCAATAGGGTCAACACTATGTATAAGTAACGAACTTATTAATGAACATGGTACTTTTTCTTTTTCAAAAGGCATATTATTAATAATAAGGAGCTCTGATTAAGAGCCTTTTTGCGAAAAATAGTACTTATCTCTTCCTTTTGAATATTATGGTGTGAGGACCAGATTTGTGATTAGTAAGCGTGAATTGGTGAGGAGGGACATAATGAAATTTTATACAATTAAACTTCCGAAGGTAATCGGCGGTATTGTCCGCGCCATGCTAGGGGCCTTTAAAAAAGGAGAATGAATATTTATGAATTAAATTAAATT from Bacillus aquiflavi includes the following:
- the rpe gene encoding ribulose-phosphate 3-epimerase, with the protein product MVKIAPSILSANFAALGEEIKSVEAGGADYIHVDVMDGHFVPNITIGPLIVEAIRPITKLPLDVHLMIENPDQYIEAFAKAGADYITVHVEACPHLHRTIHFIKSFGVKAGVVLNPATPVESIQHMIEDVDLVLLMSVNPGFGGQKFIKSVLPKISKVNDMVKSKELNVEIEVDGGVNKETAKLCIAAGANVLVAGSAIYNEQDRAKAISVLRG
- a CDS encoding thiamine diphosphokinase, with translation MMIVNILAGGPSEFLPDLFTYDDSSVTWVGVDRGVITLLSKGINPQYAFGDFDSVTSEEMISIKEKVSEIQKFKPEKDQTDLELALNWALFTNARKIRIFGATGGRLDHLFANIQLLIKGIQHSRIDIEVIDNKNIVSMKQPGTYSITKMKDKQYVSFIPITPTVSGITLRGFKYPLKDCHIPIGSTLCISNELINEHGTFSFSKGILLIIRSSD
- the spoVM gene encoding stage V sporulation protein SpoVM, which codes for MKFYTIKLPKVIGGIVRAMLGAFKKGE